The DNA region GGCCAAGTGGTATCCTTACATCGGCAAGTACCGTCCCTGGTTGGGCGGCGGCATGGGTTATCTTTTAGCTGTATCAAAATCAAGTACAGCCCTTAACGAATCGCAAATTTCCACAAATTCAGTGTTCACTTTTGCATTTGGAACAGACGTTCAGCTAAGCCGTAAGAACTATGTTCCGGTGAGCTTGGAATACAATATGTTTCCGGCCTCCAGCACCGTCAAAGCCAGTCAGATTTTATTAAAAGCGGGCTGGGCCTGGAATCTCTAGGACGGCTCTTGGGGAAGCCAAATCACAAATCGGGTGCGCGTCGAATTATCGTCTAAATAAAATCGTCCCCCATGCGCCTGGACAATGGCTTGCGAGATGCTAAGTCCCAGTCCCACACCCTTACCGACTTCTTTGGTCGTAAAGAAGGGTTCCATGATTTTTGTGCGCAGATGATAGGGCACGCCAGGGCCGGTATCAGAGACGCTGATTTCAACGCCACCATTGCGAATGACAGCTTCCAGAAAAACTTTTTTTACAGGACTGACCATGACCGCATCCAAAGCATTATTCAAGAGATTCAATAACACCTGTGAAATTTGATAAGGCCGGCCGCGCACCTTCAGCTTCGGTTGAATCTGCGACGTCAGTTCCACGTCCTCTGTTTTAAATTTTTCATGACAAAATGCCAAGGTCTCGTCCACCAGGACTTCGACGGCAATCACTTCCTCATTCGTCATGTCGGTTTCATGCACATAGCTGCGCATGCCCCGAATGATTTTTGCAATTCTTTGGATGACGGATTCAATCGCATCTAATTTCTTTGCGATATCCCCGTCTTGCGCGAGGCCCTTTTGTCCCAAGACCCTGCGAAGAACGCTGACATGGCCATTAATAATAGTTAAGGGATTGTTAATTTCATGGGCAATTCCCGCAGCCATCTCACCCAGGGATGCCAAACGAGAAGACGCCAGGATTTTTTCTTCCTGCTCTTTCAACAATCTTTCTTTTTCCCGCAGCTCCGTGACGTCTTCTAAAATTCCCAGATAACCGCCAATGTCTCCGTTATCTTCAAAAATTTTACTGATTGATAGCACCATCGAATACTTCTTGCCGGTTTTTGAAATGATCGTCCATTCCGTTGCACGATGATATCCGAAGCGAAACATCATCTCGAAGTAATCCACGCCGAACTCGACGCGACGACCGGTTTGCGAAAGCATTTTGTCTTGAAGAACGTCAATTTCATTCTGATCATGAAAAAGGGCCGGTGTGACTTTCCCTTTAAGTTCTTCTGTCGAATATTCCAAAAGCCGCTCGGCTGTGGAATTCATTTCGCGGATCAGACCTTTGTTGTCTACAGACACCATTAAAAGCGGCACACTGTTCATGCTGGCCTGTTTCCACTCAAAGGCTTCTTTGGCGGATTTTTCTGAGTCCCGGGCCCGGGTAAAAAAGCTTAAAGAAATTCCGAGCAGAACGGAAATGCTGACACCGAAAAAAAGTACCAGATTGGGCAAAGAGGAGGTGTTTTCCCGAATCACTTCTGGAAAAGGAATCAATAAAATTTCCCAATCCGCCCCCAGATAGCGGTAACGGGATTTGCTTCTCCAGTCGCGCGCAAAGACGGTGTCCGCTTTGCCACTGGAGTAAACTTCCTTCCCGTCTTCATAAATGGAAAGATGATAACCTTTGATATCAATGACCTTCTCAAAAACCGGTTTCGCCAAAAAAGCCCCGCGAATGGTTCCTTTGAACTGACCCTTGGCAAAGATAGGGGCAAACATCACAAAACCCTTGCCGCCGGTTTTTAGTTCTATGAATTTCGAAAGATAAGCCCGGTATTCGTTTTCGGCGCTTTTCATTCTTTCAACGACTTGGGCGTCTTCTGAAATAGGGGCTTTTAATAACTTCGCGCCCCCACGATCGAGCGGGTACACCCATTGAATGATGTGCTGATTGTCGGCCCAAAGAAGACGGCGCAGACCTTCGAATTCGGTGAAATAACTTTCCGCATCGGCGTACCAAAGCTTTTCGTTGTTATACGCACCATCCGCAAACCGCCGAGCCATGTGCCGCAAAGCTTTTTCAAGGGGGGCAAATACGTTCGTGATATTGGCTTTTATACTTTCCGCCTGAATCTGCACGACACGACGATTGCGATCCTGATCGCGCAAGATTAATAAATGCCAAATCAAAATGGAGGTCAAAATCCCAACGATCAAAACATAAGACGGTACCAAGGTGCGGCGGCGCGCGCCGGAAGATTCTTTGTTTTCCACTCGCAGTTGCCAAAGCATGGCGAAAGAAAGAAGAACGTCCCCCACGGAAGTGTGAATCGCCATGCGTGAAAAGCTGCCCCAGCCGTACTCGGAGTTGAAACCCAATACGTAGCCGAAGATTCCAATTAAAGAAAACCCGATCACCAACGAGGCCACCGTGACCGTGATAATATGCGAAGAAAAATCACGGCGGCGATAGAAGCGGGACAATGAGAGGATCAAAAAGCAAATCGCCGTGCTGATCGCCATCCGTCCTGACGCCGCTAGGCCCTCTTTCATAAACGGTTCGACAAAAAATTTATCGATGCTTACATTTATCCCTGTCAGATATTGAAACAGTGTCAGACCAGATATTAAAAAAACCAACGCCGAGCAGATCTTGGAAATCTTTTGATCTTTTCTTTCAGAAAAAAGAAACCCCAAAGAAAAAATCGCAAAACACAGGGCGGTGTTAAAGACCATCGGGGCAAAATCTTGATGCAGCTTCACGATGGTGTCATTCTTCGTCCACCACCCGATCATGACAGAAACGCCCAGAAGCAATGTCAGAGAGGCGAAAATAAAATGCAGACGATCTGAAATTTTATTGGATGACACGGGTGACACCAATAATACCTTTGATCTTTTGGATCTCGTAGATAGCTTGGTTAACCTGGCTGGCGTCTTTCACGCTGACTTCAAAGTGACACACGGCCTTTTTGTCTTTTGTCGTGCGAATTTGCGCAGACTGAATATTAATACCCTGTTGCGCGAAAGCTTCAGACATCAGTTTCAATAAGCCGGGCGTATCCTGAGAAATAATCTTCAAGCGTACAACGCGCTCTTGACCTTCACCAGCTTGTTTCACATTCCACGTCACATCGACTTTACGAAGCTGGTCGAATTCGAAAGCTTTGCGACAGTCACTGCGGTGAATTGTGATACCGCGACCGCGAGAGATAAAACCCACAATCGGATCGCCAGGGATCGGGTGGCAACATTTGGCGTAGTGAACCAGGACATCGTCCATGCCATCCACACTGATCAGGGAGTTCGTCTTGCGCGTTTTTTGTGTGGCAGCACGCATGACCCGTTCCATGAAGGTCGTATTTTCAGTTTTCGCAGATTCTTTGGCGATGTTGTCCGGGGACAGTCTGTCCACCAAAATGCGCGTTTCCAACTTACCGTACCCGACTGTCACATAAAGCTCGTCGAGGTCGGCGATACCATGATCCTTCAGGTATTGTTCGAAGACCGGGCCTTTCAGATATTTTGCCGCAGCCATGCCGAACTTACGGAACTCTTTTTCCAAAAGTTCTTTACCCAGCATGATGGCGCGACGACGCTGCTCTTCTTTAACAAAGGCGCGGATCTTGGACTTGGCTTTGTTCGTAACTGCAAACTTCAGCCAATCCTTAGACGGCATCTGGGTTTTCGACGTCACGATTTCCACAGTATCCCCGTTTTGCAGCTGATACTTTAAGGGAACCATTTTGCCATTCACACGAGCGCCAACACATTGATTGCCCAGTTCGGTGTGAACCGCGTAAGCAAAGTCAATCGGCGTCGCCCCTTCCGGAAATTCCCGAACGTCCCCGTTGGGGGTAAAAACATAGATCTCTGTTTCAAAAAGATCGGTCTTCACCGTATCCAGAAATTCATCAGAACTGCGCACCTGCTGATGCCAAGTGACCAAATCACGCAGCCAATCCGCCTGCTGCACATCGGAATCATCAATCATTTTGCCGCGCTCTTTGTATTTCCAGTGCGCGGCGATCCCTCGTTCGGCGACCAAGTGCATTTCCTGAGTACGAATTTGAATTTCAATGCGCTCACCACCCGGCCCGACCACTGTGGTGTGCAGGGACTGATAATTATTGGCCTTCGGCATCGCAATGAAGTCTTTGAAACGACCGGGAATGGGTTTCCAAAGGGAATGCACTAATCCCAAAGCGGCATAACATTCTGCCACGCTGTCAACGATCACACGGAAAGCCAGAATATCATAAACCTGATCGTAATCGATGCTGCGAGATTGCATCTTGCGATAGATAGACCACAAGTGCTTCGAACGTCCATAGACTTCAAATTTGAAGCCCGCTTTATTCAGCTCTTTTGAGATCAGGCTTTTCACGTCCTCGATGTAGCGATTCTGCTCGGCCTCGCTCTTTTTGATTTGTTGAACGAGCTGATAATACATGTCCGGTCGATAGTAGCGGAAGCACAGGTCTTCAAGCTCTGTTTTCAAAGAACTGATACCCATCCGCCCCGCTAGAGGACAGTAAATTTCCAAGGTTTCAAGAGCGATACGCTCTTGCTTTTCAAAAGGCATGAAGTTGAGCGTTCGCATATTGTGCAAACGATCGGCAAGCTTCACTAAAACGACGCGCACATCTTTTCCCATGGCGACAATCATCTTGCGAATATTCTCGCCTTGCTTTTCGTGGCTGTTTTTAAACTTCATCTGGCCGATTTTGGTAACACCATCCACAAGGTGCGCGATCACATCGCCAAATTCACGACGGATGTCTTCCAAGGTGGCATGAGTGTCCTCCACCGTATCGTGCAAAAGCCCGGTGGCAATGGTATCTAAATCAAGATGAAGATCGGCCAGGATGGCTGCTACAGACAAGGGATGGGAAATATAAGGTTCACCGCTGCGGCGGATCTGCCCTTCGTGGGCCTTTTCTGAAAAAGAGTATGCCTTTTCAATCACTTTTAAATCGGCATTGGGATAGAAATTCCGAATACGACCTAAAAGATCATCTAAGGTTTTAACGGGTTTTTGGCTGACGCCGGTCTCTTTCAGGGTCTCAAACATACTTGTACAAGCTTACCTGAGTTGCGATACGACTTCCAACTACCTTTTAAATAAGGTCTTGGATTTATTAGGTTTTGAGAGGCCTTAAACGAAAAAAGGAGGCCCCTGCCTCCTTTTTTAACTTCCCTGCGTACAAGGTTCTTATTTATTAAGATCCTTTTCGATTTGACGGATAGCCTCTGTGTTCTCCATCGCCTCTGTGTACCCTACGTTTCCGATGGCCACTTCACGAAGCGCGCTCACAATATATTTATTGCTACGAGTAGATACAGTCGCTTCTGCACCTTTAAGAAGTTGCTTTGCTCTTTTCGCAACCATAAGAACGAGAGCAAATCGGTTAGGGACTTTTTCCAAGCAATCTTCAACGGTTACGCGAGCCATTCTGCCTCCAGGGACGATAAATCGAAAATACTGATCCGGCCAAATTACCGCTAAGCTAGTAATTCTTCAACGATTTTTTTGAATTGAGCGTAGGAATGTTCAAAGACGTCGTTCACGATCTGATAATCGAATTTAGAGGCCTCTCGCAGCTCTTTTTCCGCGTTGGCCATTCTCACTTCGATATCAGCGGGCATCCCACCGTCCCTTTTTGCGATTCTACGACGCAACTCATCAATAGAGGGCGGTAGGATAAAGACGGTCTTGGCATCCGGGAACTTGGCCTTGAAGGTCGCAACGCCCTGAATGTCGATATCCATAATGGCGCACTTCCCCTGCTGCCAAGAGCTCTCGATGCTCTCGTAAGAGGTGCCATAAAAGTTCGTGTGAACTTTCGCCCACTCGACAAAAAAGCCTTGCTCAATTTTCTTCTGGAAATCCTCGGAACCGATAAAGTGATAAGGATGGCCTTCACTTTCGCCCTTGCGCATGGCTCTTGTCGTGAAAGTAATAATGTCGACCAAGCGAGGATCTTCCTGGCTGATCTTTTCGACAAAACTACTTTTTCCAGCACCGCTTGGCGCGGCGACAATAATAAGACGCGTCTTCATTGGACGTTTTGCACCTGTTCTCTAAGTCTTTCAATAAGGGTTTTTGCTTCTACCACGGCTTGAGTGATCTTGGCTACCTGAGACTTGGATCCAATCGTATTCACCTCGCGGAGCAGCTCTTGGGTGTAAAAATCCAACTTCTTACCTTCCGCCTGCTGAGATCCGACGAGTTGACGATAATTTTTAATGTGCTCACTTAAACGCGTGAGTTCCTCATTAATATCGGCCTTTTCCAACTGGATGACGATTTCTTGAGATAAGCGAGTGGGATCGATGTCATTTCCTTTAAGACGAGCACGAATTTTTTGTTCGAATTTTTCTTGAAGCTGATTGTTCGCTTCCTCACGCAACTCACTGATAACTTTGACTTGTTTCTCTAAAGATAGAAGCAACTTTTCCAAATCACGGCGAAGTGCTTTTCCTTCGCGAGCTCTTTCCGCGTTACAAGCTTTGCAGGCTGCCGTGAAAGCTTTTTTAAGTATTTTATCCTCGCCAGCGAACATTTCATAAGACTCTTCCACTTTAATAATCTCGGGAAGTCGCGCCAAGGCCTCAAGATGAACTTGAAAAGGAACGCCTAACTCTTTGGAAAGATGTTTATAGGCCGTCATGTATCGTTTTGCCAAAGCGTCGTTCACCGTCATTTGCGCCTTCGCCGCCGTGTTGCGAACACGACGAGACACGAAGATATCAATC from Bdellovibrio sp. ArHS includes:
- a CDS encoding ATP-binding protein; amino-acid sequence: MSSNKISDRLHFIFASLTLLLGVSVMIGWWTKNDTIVKLHQDFAPMVFNTALCFAIFSLGFLFSERKDQKISKICSALVFLISGLTLFQYLTGINVSIDKFFVEPFMKEGLAASGRMAISTAICFLILSLSRFYRRRDFSSHIITVTVASLVIGFSLIGIFGYVLGFNSEYGWGSFSRMAIHTSVGDVLLSFAMLWQLRVENKESSGARRRTLVPSYVLIVGILTSILIWHLLILRDQDRNRRVVQIQAESIKANITNVFAPLEKALRHMARRFADGAYNNEKLWYADAESYFTEFEGLRRLLWADNQHIIQWVYPLDRGGAKLLKAPISEDAQVVERMKSAENEYRAYLSKFIELKTGGKGFVMFAPIFAKGQFKGTIRGAFLAKPVFEKVIDIKGYHLSIYEDGKEVYSSGKADTVFARDWRSKSRYRYLGADWEILLIPFPEVIRENTSSLPNLVLFFGVSISVLLGISLSFFTRARDSEKSAKEAFEWKQASMNSVPLLMVSVDNKGLIREMNSTAERLLEYSTEELKGKVTPALFHDQNEIDVLQDKMLSQTGRRVEFGVDYFEMMFRFGYHRATEWTIISKTGKKYSMVLSISKIFEDNGDIGGYLGILEDVTELREKERLLKEQEEKILASSRLASLGEMAAGIAHEINNPLTIINGHVSVLRRVLGQKGLAQDGDIAKKLDAIESVIQRIAKIIRGMRSYVHETDMTNEEVIAVEVLVDETLAFCHEKFKTEDVELTSQIQPKLKVRGRPYQISQVLLNLLNNALDAVMVSPVKKVFLEAVIRNGGVEISVSDTGPGVPYHLRTKIMEPFFTTKEVGKGVGLGLSISQAIVQAHGGRFYLDDNSTRTRFVIWLPQEPS
- the gmk gene encoding guanylate kinase, with amino-acid sequence MKTRLIIVAAPSGAGKSSFVEKISQEDPRLVDIITFTTRAMRKGESEGHPYHFIGSEDFQKKIEQGFFVEWAKVHTNFYGTSYESIESSWQQGKCAIMDIDIQGVATFKAKFPDAKTVFILPPSIDELRRRIAKRDGGMPADIEVRMANAEKELREASKFDYQIVNDVFEHSYAQFKKIVEELLA
- a CDS encoding bifunctional (p)ppGpp synthetase/guanosine-3',5'-bis(diphosphate) 3'-pyrophosphohydrolase is translated as MFETLKETGVSQKPVKTLDDLLGRIRNFYPNADLKVIEKAYSFSEKAHEGQIRRSGEPYISHPLSVAAILADLHLDLDTIATGLLHDTVEDTHATLEDIRREFGDVIAHLVDGVTKIGQMKFKNSHEKQGENIRKMIVAMGKDVRVVLVKLADRLHNMRTLNFMPFEKQERIALETLEIYCPLAGRMGISSLKTELEDLCFRYYRPDMYYQLVQQIKKSEAEQNRYIEDVKSLISKELNKAGFKFEVYGRSKHLWSIYRKMQSRSIDYDQVYDILAFRVIVDSVAECYAALGLVHSLWKPIPGRFKDFIAMPKANNYQSLHTTVVGPGGERIEIQIRTQEMHLVAERGIAAHWKYKERGKMIDDSDVQQADWLRDLVTWHQQVRSSDEFLDTVKTDLFETEIYVFTPNGDVREFPEGATPIDFAYAVHTELGNQCVGARVNGKMVPLKYQLQNGDTVEIVTSKTQMPSKDWLKFAVTNKAKSKIRAFVKEEQRRRAIMLGKELLEKEFRKFGMAAAKYLKGPVFEQYLKDHGIADLDELYVTVGYGKLETRILVDRLSPDNIAKESAKTENTTFMERVMRAATQKTRKTNSLISVDGMDDVLVHYAKCCHPIPGDPIVGFISRGRGITIHRSDCRKAFEFDQLRKVDVTWNVKQAGEGQERVVRLKIISQDTPGLLKLMSEAFAQQGINIQSAQIRTTKDKKAVCHFEVSVKDASQVNQAIYEIQKIKGIIGVTRVIQ
- a CDS encoding YicC/YloC family endoribonuclease — protein: MKSMTGYGTARVQTKDVTVEVSIRAVNGRFLEPRFHLPREFVAQESELKKILSQTLLRGTIDIFVSRRVRNTAAKAQMTVNDALAKRYMTAYKHLSKELGVPFQVHLEALARLPEIIKVEESYEMFAGEDKILKKAFTAACKACNAERAREGKALRRDLEKLLLSLEKQVKVISELREEANNQLQEKFEQKIRARLKGNDIDPTRLSQEIVIQLEKADINEELTRLSEHIKNYRQLVGSQQAEGKKLDFYTQELLREVNTIGSKSQVAKITQAVVEAKTLIERLREQVQNVQ
- the rpoZ gene encoding DNA-directed RNA polymerase subunit omega; translation: MARVTVEDCLEKVPNRFALVLMVAKRAKQLLKGAEATVSTRSNKYIVSALREVAIGNVGYTEAMENTEAIRQIEKDLNK